A genome region from Actinopolymorpha sp. NPDC004070 includes the following:
- the rpsK gene encoding 30S ribosomal protein S11 encodes MPPKSRTAGAAKKVRRKEKKNIAFGHAHVKSTFNNTIVTVTDPNGSVIAWASAGTVGFKGSRKSTPFAAQMAAEAAARRAMEHGMKKVDVYVRGPGSGRETAIRSLTATGLEVGTIQDVTPVPHNGCRPPKRRRV; translated from the coding sequence ATGCCTCCCAAGAGCAGGACCGCCGGCGCCGCCAAGAAGGTGCGCCGCAAGGAGAAGAAGAACATCGCCTTCGGGCACGCGCACGTGAAGAGCACGTTCAACAACACGATCGTGACCGTCACCGACCCCAACGGTTCGGTGATCGCCTGGGCCAGCGCCGGCACCGTGGGCTTCAAGGGCTCGCGCAAGTCGACGCCGTTCGCCGCCCAGATGGCCGCCGAGGCGGCCGCTCGCCGGGCCATGGAGCACGGCATGAAGAAGGTCGACGTCTACGTCCGCGGTCCGGGCTCCGGCCGCGAGACCGCGATCCGCTCCCTCACGGCTACCGGCCTCGAGGTGGGCACGATCCAGGACGTCACCCCCGTGCCCCACAACGGATGCCGCCCGCCGAAGCGGCGTCGCGTCTGA
- the truA gene encoding tRNA pseudouridine(38-40) synthase TruA: MRLRLDVSYDGTDFAGWAAQPGQRTVQGELEEALVRVLRLPGPAAVTCAGRTDAGVHARGQVCHVDVPSASFTAASGRSTRSPERALTTRLLGALPPDVRVRDVRVAPIGFDARFSALWRRYAYRVCADPAAEDPLRRHEVLQHHRRPLDLAAMNAAAGRLLGEHDFAAFCRRREGATTIRRLLELGWDREPSGLLACRVVADAFCHSMVRALVGALLRVGEGGRPVDWPAQVLSGRVRDSGVHVVPARGLTLEEVGYPPAEELAARAEQARRRRTPAP; encoded by the coding sequence GTGCGCCTGCGCCTGGACGTGTCCTACGACGGCACCGACTTCGCCGGCTGGGCCGCCCAGCCGGGACAGCGCACGGTTCAGGGTGAGCTGGAGGAGGCACTGGTCCGGGTGCTGCGCCTGCCCGGCCCGGCCGCGGTCACCTGCGCGGGCCGCACCGACGCGGGCGTGCACGCCCGCGGCCAGGTGTGTCACGTCGACGTACCCTCCGCGTCCTTCACGGCGGCGTCGGGCCGGTCCACCCGCAGCCCCGAGCGCGCGCTGACCACCCGGCTGCTCGGCGCCCTCCCGCCGGACGTGCGCGTCAGGGACGTGCGGGTGGCCCCCATCGGTTTCGACGCCCGCTTCTCCGCGCTGTGGCGGCGCTACGCCTACCGGGTCTGCGCCGACCCGGCCGCGGAGGATCCGCTCCGCCGGCACGAGGTGCTCCAGCACCACCGCCGGCCGCTGGACCTGGCCGCCATGAACGCCGCCGCCGGCCGGCTGCTCGGCGAGCACGACTTCGCCGCGTTCTGCCGGCGCCGGGAGGGCGCCACCACGATCCGCCGGCTCCTGGAGCTCGGGTGGGACCGCGAACCATCGGGGCTGCTGGCCTGCCGGGTGGTGGCGGACGCGTTCTGCCACTCGATGGTCCGGGCGCTGGTGGGTGCCCTCCTGCGGGTGGGCGAGGGCGGACGTCCGGTCGATTGGCCGGCGCAGGTGCTGTCCGGGCGCGTCCGCGACTCCGGTGTGCACGTCGTACCGGCGCGTGGGCTGACGCTGGAGGAGGTCGGCTACCCGCCGGCCGAGGAACTCGCCGCCAGGGCGGAGCAGGCCCGCCGAAGGAGGACACCGGCACCGTGA
- the rpsD gene encoding 30S ribosomal protein S4: MARYTGPMSKKSRRLGIDLVGGDKAFERRPYPPGQHGRGRIKESEYLLQLREKQKARYSYGILEKQFSKYYAEAHRRAGKTGDNLLQLLECRLDNVIYRAGIARTRRHARQLVVHGHFQVNGQKVNVPSYQVSAHDVIDVRTKSRESTPFVIARETHGERPVPGWLEVLPGSLRVLVHQLPVRSQIDIPVQEQLIVEYYSKV; encoded by the coding sequence ATGGCCCGTTACACCGGTCCGATGAGCAAGAAGTCGCGCCGACTCGGAATCGACCTCGTCGGCGGCGACAAGGCGTTCGAGCGCCGTCCCTACCCGCCTGGCCAGCACGGCCGCGGGCGCATCAAGGAGAGCGAGTACCTCCTGCAGCTGCGGGAGAAGCAGAAGGCCCGCTACTCCTACGGCATCCTGGAGAAGCAGTTCAGCAAGTACTACGCGGAGGCCCACCGCCGTGCGGGCAAGACCGGTGACAACCTGCTGCAGCTGCTGGAGTGCCGGCTCGACAACGTGATCTACCGCGCGGGCATCGCCCGTACGCGGCGCCACGCCCGGCAGCTGGTCGTGCACGGCCACTTCCAGGTCAACGGCCAGAAGGTCAACGTGCCGAGCTACCAGGTCAGTGCACACGACGTGATCGACGTACGAACGAAGTCGCGTGAGTCGACGCCGTTCGTCATCGCCCGCGAAACCCACGGCGAGCGCCCCGTTCCCGGCTGGCTGGAGGTTCTCCCCGGCAGCCTTCGGGTCCTCGTCCACCAGCTCCCGGTCCGGTCCCAGATCGACATCCCGGTCCAGGAGCAGCTGATCGTCGAGTACTACTCGAAGGTCTGA
- the rpsM gene encoding 30S ribosomal protein S13 has product MARLVGVDLPRDKRIEVALTYIFGIGRTRALETLDGTGVNPDLRVHQLGDEELVKLRDWIEANYRTEGDLRREVSADIRRKIEIGCYEGVRHRRGLPVHGQRTRTNARTRKGPKKTVAGKKKPGRK; this is encoded by the coding sequence ATGGCACGACTCGTCGGTGTCGACCTTCCGCGCGACAAGCGCATCGAGGTGGCACTCACCTACATCTTCGGCATCGGTCGCACCCGCGCCCTGGAGACGCTGGACGGAACCGGGGTCAACCCCGACCTCCGCGTCCACCAGTTGGGCGACGAGGAGCTCGTGAAGCTCCGCGACTGGATCGAGGCGAACTACCGGACCGAGGGTGACCTCCGTCGTGAGGTCTCCGCCGACATCCGGCGCAAGATCGAGATCGGTTGCTACGAGGGCGTGCGGCACCGCCGCGGTCTCCCCGTACACGGTCAGCGCACGCGCACCAACGCGCGCACCCGTAAGGGCCCCAAGAAGACCGTCGCCGGGAAGAAGAAGCCGGGCCGCAAGTAG
- a CDS encoding DNA-directed RNA polymerase subunit alpha codes for MLIAQRPSLTEEVVDEHRSRFVLEPLEPGFGYTLGNSLRRTLLSSIPGAAVTSVKIDGVLHEFSTIPGVKEDVTEVVLNLKELVVSSEHDEPVTMYLRKQGPGDVTAADIAPPAGVEVHNPQLQIATLNGKGKLEMELVVERGRGYVSAVQNKRADAEIGRIPVDSIYSPVLKVTYKVEATRVEQRTDFDRLIVDVETKPSMRPRDAVASAGKTLVELFGLARELNVDAEGIDIGPSPVDAQLAADLALPVEDLNLTVRSYNCLKREGIHTVGELISRSEQDLLDIRNFGAKSIDEVKQKLVGMGLSLKDSAPGFDPTAAVDSFDEEEESYAETEQY; via the coding sequence ATGCTCATCGCACAGCGACCGTCCCTGACCGAGGAAGTCGTCGACGAACACCGTTCGCGGTTCGTCCTCGAGCCGCTCGAGCCCGGCTTCGGTTACACGCTCGGCAACTCCCTGCGGCGCACGCTGCTGTCGTCGATTCCCGGCGCGGCGGTGACCAGCGTCAAGATCGACGGCGTCCTGCACGAGTTCTCCACCATCCCCGGGGTGAAGGAGGACGTGACCGAGGTCGTCCTCAACCTCAAGGAGCTCGTCGTCTCCAGCGAGCACGACGAGCCGGTGACGATGTACCTCCGCAAGCAGGGCCCCGGTGACGTCACCGCGGCCGACATCGCGCCCCCGGCCGGTGTCGAGGTGCACAACCCGCAGCTGCAGATCGCCACCCTGAACGGCAAGGGCAAGCTGGAGATGGAGCTGGTCGTCGAGCGCGGCCGCGGCTACGTCTCCGCCGTCCAGAACAAGCGAGCGGACGCCGAGATCGGCCGGATCCCGGTCGACTCGATCTACTCGCCGGTCCTCAAGGTCACCTACAAGGTCGAGGCGACCCGCGTTGAGCAGCGCACCGACTTCGACCGGCTGATCGTCGACGTCGAGACCAAGCCGAGCATGCGCCCGCGTGACGCGGTGGCCAGCGCCGGCAAGACCCTGGTCGAGCTGTTCGGGCTGGCCCGGGAGCTGAACGTCGACGCGGAGGGCATCGACATCGGTCCGTCGCCGGTGGACGCCCAGCTCGCGGCCGACCTGGCCCTTCCGGTCGAGGACCTCAACCTCACCGTCCGGTCGTACAACTGCCTCAAGCGCGAGGGCATCCACACCGTGGGTGAGCTGATCTCGCGCAGCGAGCAGGACCTGCTGGACATCCGCAACTTCGGCGCCAAGTCGATCGACGAGGTGAAGCAGAAGCTGGTCGGCATGGGCCTGTCCCTCAAGGACAGCGCGCCCGGGTTCGACCCCACGGCGGCGGTCGACTCCTTCGACGAGGAGGAAGAGAGCTACGCCGAGACCGAGCAGTACTGA
- the rpmJ gene encoding 50S ribosomal protein L36 — protein MKVQPSVKKICDKCKVIRRHGRVMVICENPRHKQRQG, from the coding sequence ATGAAGGTCCAGCCCAGCGTCAAGAAGATCTGCGACAAGTGCAAGGTGATCCGGCGGCACGGCCGGGTCATGGTGATCTGCGAGAACCCACGGCACAAGCAGCGCCAGGGCTGA
- the rplQ gene encoding 50S ribosomal protein L17 — protein MPTPTKGARLGGSASHERLMLANLATSLFRHGRITTTETKARRLRPFAERLVTKAKRGDLHARRQVHSVIRDKQVVHTLFAEIGPGFESRPGGYTRITKIGPRKGDNAPMAVIELVESGPITSRSPSGNRAATTTPAPAAAATEEETTTEAQAPAQDTSAETPAQDSADSSGAEQAGEGDQDGKS, from the coding sequence ATGCCTACTCCCACCAAGGGCGCCCGTCTGGGCGGCAGCGCTTCGCACGAGCGGCTGATGCTGGCCAACCTCGCGACGTCGCTGTTCCGTCACGGCCGCATCACCACGACGGAGACCAAGGCCCGTCGGCTGCGCCCGTTCGCGGAGCGGCTGGTCACCAAGGCCAAGCGAGGTGACCTGCACGCGCGTCGTCAGGTGCACTCGGTGATCCGCGACAAGCAGGTCGTGCACACGCTGTTCGCCGAGATCGGCCCGGGCTTCGAGAGCCGCCCGGGCGGGTACACCCGTATCACCAAGATCGGCCCGCGCAAGGGCGACAACGCGCCGATGGCGGTGATCGAGCTGGTCGAGAGCGGCCCGATCACCTCCAGGTCGCCGAGCGGCAACCGCGCCGCGACGACGACGCCGGCTCCGGCCGCGGCCGCCACCGAGGAAGAGACCACGACCGAGGCGCAGGCCCCGGCGCAGGACACCTCGGCGGAGACCCCGGCGCAGGACTCGGCCGACTCCAGCGGCGCCGAGCAGGCCGGTGAGGGCGACCAGGACGGCAAGTCCTGA